A region of Alkalinema sp. FACHB-956 DNA encodes the following proteins:
- a CDS encoding DUF2231 domain-containing protein, with the protein MLEYLPPLNDHNLPYPDTIHPIVVHFVIAMVLFAVFCDVLGYFTRNVRLYEVSWWNLFFATISIFIAIIFGQVEAGLAEPYTAAESTLNLHTLLGWSLSGIIAAITAWRYILRSGNPKELPVPFLGVGIVLVGLVCVQVYLGDILVWVYGLHTVPVVEAVKEGIL; encoded by the coding sequence ATGCTGGAGTATCTTCCCCCGCTCAATGATCACAATTTGCCCTATCCCGATACCATTCACCCGATCGTCGTGCATTTTGTGATTGCCATGGTATTATTTGCGGTGTTTTGTGATGTCCTCGGCTATTTCACACGTAATGTTCGTTTGTATGAAGTGAGTTGGTGGAATTTATTTTTTGCAACCATTTCTATTTTTATTGCCATTATTTTTGGACAAGTTGAAGCGGGATTGGCAGAACCCTACACCGCCGCAGAATCCACGCTGAATTTGCATACCCTACTGGGTTGGTCACTGTCTGGCATTATTGCAGCGATTACGGCGTGGCGATATATCCTGCGCTCCGGCAATCCTAAGGAATTACCCGTCCCATTCCTGGGGGTGGGAATTGTGTTAGTTGGGTTAGTTTGCGTTCAGGTTTATCTCGGAGATATTCTGGTTTGGGTCTATGGACTG
- a CDS encoding DUF2809 domain-containing protein: MVIALFFRDDWIRPLLGDVLIVMVIAYFIHAFVAVSLRKIAIGTLVFAYTIELLQFFNIIDILGWRHSQLAHLTIGSTFDWRDLVAYTLGIAIVLFTTDRG; this comes from the coding sequence GTGGTGATCGCTCTCTTTTTTCGAGATGACTGGATTCGGCCATTGTTGGGTGATGTTTTAATTGTGATGGTGATTGCTTATTTCATTCATGCGTTTGTTGCAGTGTCCCTGCGTAAAATTGCTATTGGGACACTGGTCTTTGCTTACACGATCGAGTTGCTTCAATTTTTCAATATAATTGATATTCTCGGCTGGCGTCATTCTCAACTAGCCCATCTCACCATTGGCTCCACTTTTGATTGGCGAGATTTAGTCGCTTATACGCTGGGGATTGCGATCGTGCTTTTCACCACCGATCGCGGATAG
- the nadC gene encoding carboxylating nicotinate-nucleotide diphosphorylase, producing MKGSKYALPHWVVLDRSLQEWLREDIGRGDRATQALGLGDGAAAMQTSQALWIAKADGVIAGLPIAGRVFYLLDQAVEFVPQVVEGEFVRAGTPIAQINGSFDALLSGERVALNLVMRLSGIATATRQFVEKIEDLPTQFADTRKTTPGLRILEKYASQVGGAVNHRMGLDDSAMLKDNHIVAGGGIGPAIAQVRSSLPYPLTIEVETETLEQVAEALTHGADIIMLDNMPLERMREAVQKIRAHNPRVKIEASGNVSLETIRAIAETGVDFISSSAPITRAPWLDISMRFQST from the coding sequence ATGAAGGGTTCAAAATACGCGCTGCCGCATTGGGTTGTCCTCGATCGCAGTTTGCAGGAGTGGCTACGGGAGGATATTGGGCGGGGCGATCGGGCGACGCAGGCGTTGGGGCTTGGCGACGGGGCAGCGGCAATGCAGACCAGTCAAGCGCTGTGGATTGCGAAGGCCGATGGGGTGATTGCGGGATTGCCGATCGCGGGGCGGGTGTTTTACCTCTTGGATCAAGCGGTGGAATTTGTGCCGCAGGTGGTGGAGGGGGAATTTGTCAGGGCGGGAACGCCGATCGCCCAGATCAACGGTTCCTTTGATGCGTTGCTGTCGGGGGAGCGGGTGGCGTTGAATTTGGTGATGCGGTTGAGTGGAATTGCGACAGCAACGCGGCAGTTTGTTGAGAAGATTGAAGATCTGCCGACACAGTTTGCCGATACGCGCAAAACAACACCGGGACTGCGGATTCTAGAAAAATATGCTTCCCAGGTGGGGGGAGCGGTGAACCATCGCATGGGGTTGGATGATTCGGCGATGTTGAAGGATAACCACATTGTGGCGGGGGGCGGAATTGGCCCTGCGATCGCTCAAGTGAGATCGAGCCTACCCTATCCGTTGACGATCGAGGTGGAGACGGAGACGTTGGAGCAGGTGGCGGAGGCGCTGACCCACGGGGCAGATATCATTATGCTGGATAATATGCCGCTGGAACGGATGCGGGAGGCGGTGCAGAAGATTCGTGCCCATAATCCACGGGTAAAGATTGAGGCATCGGGGAATGTGAGTTTGGAGACGATTCGAGCGATCGCGGAGACGGGGGTAGATTTTATTTCTAGTAGTGCGCCGATTACCCGTGCGCCTTGGTTGGATATTAGTATGCGATTTCAATCAACTTGA
- a CDS encoding TIGR04376 family protein translates to MGLFDDVSQFLEDRIDEFLKNNPHLELQALEEKLYQQEQETGRLLADLRSRIQQVEQKIRETAQDVQRWHVRIEKAKAANRRDLAEPAQAHEASLIRTGNQLWGQMELLRDRVKQTEELQKKIQGQRQEVKAKLEQVQAQQATQRAAQPNPAPNATWKATWNQIPRMNVNPADPLEKQFQNWEAEEELQQLKRKMGQ, encoded by the coding sequence ATGGGTCTATTCGATGATGTCAGCCAATTTCTAGAGGATCGGATTGACGAATTTCTCAAAAATAATCCCCATCTGGAACTGCAAGCGCTGGAGGAAAAGCTCTATCAGCAGGAGCAGGAAACGGGTCGCTTACTTGCCGACTTGCGATCGCGCATTCAACAGGTGGAGCAAAAAATCCGGGAAACGGCCCAGGATGTGCAGCGTTGGCATGTACGCATCGAAAAGGCGAAGGCAGCCAATCGGCGGGATTTGGCGGAACCGGCCCAAGCCCATGAAGCCTCGTTGATTCGCACAGGGAACCAACTGTGGGGGCAGATGGAACTGCTGCGCGATCGGGTGAAGCAAACGGAAGAATTGCAGAAGAAAATTCAGGGGCAGCGGCAGGAGGTCAAGGCAAAGCTGGAACAGGTACAGGCCCAGCAGGCAACCCAGCGGGCAGCTCAGCCCAACCCCGCTCCCAATGCAACCTGGAAGGCGACTTGGAACCAAATTCCTCGTATGAATGTGAATCCGGCTGATCCGTTGGAAAAACAATTCCAAAATTGGGAAGCGGAGGAGGAGTTACAACAACTCAAACGCAAGATGGGTCAGTAA
- a CDS encoding Rpn family recombination-promoting nuclease/putative transposase, with translation MRRDTIFYKLFQTYPTLLFDLLGTHPTHAQQYRFDSVAVKEAKFEIDGVFLPPEDQPPATVYFCEVQFQRDEQLYERLFGESFLYFYRQRQRFTDWQAAIIYPTRSIEQATIGPYEDLFHGSRVHHIYLDELGNLDNLPLGVALMVLTILDEATIPQAARNLLDRSSQTELPERDRRGIMEMITTILAYKFTHLTRREVEAMLGITLQETRFYQEAKEEGREEGREEGREEGREEGLQTGRQQECRSLVLRLLTRRLGTLPDEIPSLLEARSISNLEALAEALFDFTTIADLQTWLQQHPDEQS, from the coding sequence ATGCGGCGAGACACCATCTTCTACAAACTCTTCCAAACCTATCCCACCCTGCTGTTCGACCTCCTCGGAACCCACCCCACCCATGCCCAGCAATACCGCTTCGATTCCGTCGCCGTCAAAGAAGCTAAATTCGAAATCGACGGCGTCTTCCTCCCTCCCGAAGACCAACCTCCCGCCACAGTCTACTTCTGCGAAGTGCAATTCCAACGCGACGAACAACTCTACGAACGCCTCTTCGGCGAATCCTTCCTCTACTTCTACCGCCAACGGCAACGCTTCACCGACTGGCAAGCCGCCATCATCTACCCCACCCGATCGATCGAACAAGCCACGATCGGCCCCTACGAAGACCTATTCCACGGTTCCCGCGTCCATCATATTTACCTGGACGAATTGGGTAACCTCGACAATTTGCCCCTCGGTGTTGCCCTGATGGTACTCACCATCCTGGATGAAGCCACAATTCCCCAAGCAGCCCGCAATCTCCTCGATCGTTCTAGCCAGACCGAACTCCCAGAGCGCGATCGGCGTGGCATTATGGAAATGATCACCACCATTTTGGCCTACAAGTTTACCCATCTCACTCGTCGCGAGGTAGAAGCCATGCTCGGCATCACACTCCAAGAAACCCGCTTTTACCAAGAAGCCAAAGAAGAAGGCCGGGAAGAAGGCCGGGAAGAAGGTCGGGAAGAAGGTCGGGAAGAAGGGCTGCAAACGGGGCGGCAACAAGAATGCCGATCGCTCGTGCTGCGCCTACTGACCCGACGCTTGGGCACCCTGCCCGATGAAATTCCATCGCTCTTGGAAGCCCGATCGATTTCTAACCTGGAAGCCCTTGCCGAAGCCCTCTTCGACTTCACGACGATCGCTGATTTACAAACCTGGTTACAACAACATCCTGACGAGCAATCATAG
- a CDS encoding endonuclease MutS2, with translation MNALIPPASPQNLTQATLTQATLTQATLTQPDRIQQETLDLLEWSRLCQHLATFAATKLGAIAARNLQIPTTQAETLQLLAQTREVYTLENQLASGLQFTGIQDIGDALERSALQGILSGEELLEIATTLAGARNLRRTIENQDNLPTLTELVAELRTYPEIEQEIYRCIDDRGKVTERASPKLADIREKIRSTRDRIYSVLQKMLSRHGNAIQEPVITQRDGRFVIPVKAPQKDAIPGIVHDASMSGATLYVEPQSTVQMNNALRQFLRQEQAEEEAIRRKLTEQVAAVQEDLEALVAICTRLDLATARARYSFWLEANPPRFIDWGEAGKTEPIVLRNLRHPLLIWQQQHEQGRDVVPIHLTIDPQIRVVAITGPNTGGKTVTLKTLALAVLMAKVGLFVPAREPVELPWFSQILADIGDEQSLQQSLSTFSGHIRRIGRILNALSPGEALPIELTETLLNEENADSLAESPALIDTLSSESSATVSKALSNSLVLLDEVGAGTDPSEGSALAIALLKHLADHTKLTIATTHFGELKALKYQDDRFENASVEFDDVSLSPTYRLLWGIPGRSNALTIARRLGLQDSVVDAAQTYVGGLSQDINDVIAGLEAQRREQEAKAKEADRLIKQAEFFYEQVTAKAQKLKERERELKQAQEDAVQKMLLDAKSQIAQVIKQLQKGTPTAQDAQAATEQLQKVANRHLPSAQPKQKPGFQPKVGDRVRIPRLGQTAEVLAVDVEDLIVRFGIMKMTISIYEIESLQGQKVQREEKPKEQTKDNRKAEPTPPPLAPAIRTESNTFDIRGSRVADAEITIDRAISAAQGPIWIIHGHGTGKLRQGVHEFLKQHPRVAKFEAAEKHDGGSGVTVAYPR, from the coding sequence ATGAACGCTTTGATTCCCCCTGCTAGCCCACAAAATTTGACTCAAGCAACTTTGACCCAAGCAACTTTGACCCAAGCAACTTTGACCCAGCCCGATCGCATCCAACAAGAAACCTTAGACCTCTTAGAGTGGTCGCGGCTCTGTCAGCATTTGGCGACCTTTGCAGCGACAAAGTTAGGGGCGATCGCAGCGCGGAATTTACAAATTCCCACCACTCAAGCCGAAACCTTGCAATTATTGGCCCAAACCCGTGAAGTCTATACGCTGGAAAATCAATTGGCAAGCGGGTTGCAGTTTACGGGCATTCAGGATATTGGGGATGCCTTAGAACGATCGGCGTTGCAAGGCATTCTTTCTGGAGAGGAGTTGCTGGAGATTGCGACGACCTTGGCGGGGGCACGCAATCTGCGACGGACGATCGAGAATCAGGACAATTTGCCAACGCTGACGGAATTGGTAGCGGAACTGCGCACCTATCCTGAAATCGAACAGGAAATTTATCGCTGCATTGACGATCGGGGCAAGGTAACGGAACGGGCCAGTCCAAAGTTAGCGGACATTCGGGAAAAAATTCGCAGCACCCGCGATCGAATTTATAGCGTCTTGCAAAAAATGCTGAGTCGCCACGGTAACGCGATTCAGGAACCCGTCATTACTCAACGGGATGGCCGTTTTGTGATTCCGGTGAAGGCTCCACAAAAGGATGCCATTCCAGGAATTGTCCATGACGCATCCATGAGTGGGGCAACGTTGTATGTGGAGCCGCAATCGACGGTGCAGATGAATAATGCGTTGCGGCAATTTCTGCGGCAGGAACAGGCGGAAGAAGAGGCCATTCGACGCAAGCTAACGGAACAGGTGGCTGCGGTTCAAGAGGATTTAGAAGCGTTAGTGGCAATTTGTACGCGGTTGGATTTGGCGACGGCAAGGGCGCGCTATAGCTTTTGGTTAGAAGCGAATCCGCCGCGATTTATTGATTGGGGGGAAGCGGGAAAAACAGAGCCGATCGTGCTACGGAATTTGCGCCATCCGCTGTTAATTTGGCAGCAACAGCATGAACAAGGGCGTGATGTCGTGCCGATCCATTTAACGATCGATCCGCAGATTCGGGTCGTGGCGATTACGGGGCCAAACACCGGGGGGAAGACGGTGACGTTGAAAACCCTGGCACTGGCGGTGTTAATGGCGAAGGTGGGCTTATTTGTTCCCGCGCGGGAACCCGTGGAACTGCCTTGGTTTAGCCAAATTCTGGCGGATATTGGGGATGAGCAGTCGTTGCAGCAGAGTCTATCGACGTTTTCTGGTCACATTCGCCGCATTGGTCGGATTTTGAATGCGTTATCTCCAGGGGAAGCATTACCGATCGAACTAACTGAAACGTTGCTTAATGAGGAGAATGCAGATTCTCTAGCAGAGTCCCCAGCGTTAATTGACACATTATCTTCTGAGTCATCTGCTACGGTTTCTAAGGCGTTGTCGAATTCTCTAGTACTGTTGGATGAAGTTGGCGCGGGGACAGACCCATCGGAGGGGAGTGCCTTGGCGATCGCGTTGTTGAAGCATTTGGCCGATCACACAAAATTGACGATCGCGACGACACACTTTGGCGAGTTAAAGGCGTTGAAATACCAGGACGATCGCTTTGAAAATGCTTCGGTGGAATTTGATGATGTCTCACTTTCGCCCACCTATCGGCTACTGTGGGGCATTCCGGGCCGATCGAACGCCTTGACGATCGCGCGACGGCTGGGTCTCCAAGATTCTGTGGTGGATGCGGCCCAAACCTATGTGGGAGGGCTGTCCCAGGATATTAACGACGTGATTGCGGGATTGGAAGCACAACGGCGGGAACAGGAAGCCAAGGCCAAGGAAGCCGATCGCTTGATTAAGCAGGCGGAGTTTTTCTATGAGCAGGTGACCGCAAAGGCGCAAAAGCTGAAGGAACGGGAGCGAGAACTGAAGCAGGCCCAGGAAGATGCGGTGCAAAAAATGCTGTTGGATGCGAAGTCGCAGATTGCCCAGGTGATTAAGCAATTGCAAAAAGGGACACCCACTGCCCAGGATGCCCAAGCGGCGACGGAACAGTTGCAAAAGGTGGCCAATCGCCATTTACCCTCCGCACAACCGAAGCAAAAACCGGGATTTCAGCCAAAGGTGGGCGATCGGGTTAGAATTCCGCGTTTAGGGCAGACGGCGGAAGTACTGGCGGTGGATGTGGAGGATTTGATAGTTCGGTTCGGCATCATGAAGATGACCATCTCGATCTATGAAATTGAATCGCTGCAAGGCCAAAAGGTACAACGGGAGGAGAAACCGAAGGAGCAAACTAAGGACAATCGCAAGGCCGAACCGACCCCTCCACCGTTAGCCCCTGCGATCCGGACGGAGAGTAATACGTTTGATATTCGGGGCAGTCGGGTTGCTGATGCGGAAATTACGATCGATCGGGCAATTTCAGCAGCCCAAGGCCCAATCTGGATTATCCATGGCCATGGAACAGGAAAATTACGCCAAGGGGTGCATGAGTTTTTGAAGCAGCATCCTCGGGTGGCCAAGTTTGAAGCAGCCGAGAAGCATGATGGGGGATCGGGGGTGACGGTCGCTTACCCCCGATGA